Proteins from one Microcoleus sp. FACHB-831 genomic window:
- a CDS encoding DUF4912 domain-containing protein, producing MAKERPPLEEMTLRQLRKVASEYAISRYSRMRKSQLLAEIQKAQSTKFSPIQSRTVEAQEEVEAAKFELGQEDRTGGSLASVDEGLGDLPGGYGDSRVVLLPRDPQWSYTYWDISNDHKEDLRRQGGQQLALRLYDVTDISLEYQSPHSIQEYPCDELAREWYLPMPVSDRDYVVDIGYRCADGRFLVLARSAPVHVPPVYPSDWIEDVFITVNFEEDLRGKTFYELVPPTKKFAAAPSYAAGNPIYDQIFGMAQTAESQRVAGSVFGSMQHVAGSVQQLSIAEQAISSYIFPSGVGMWAVPTASGLNMSGVGMSGAGFSASGIPMRPRQFWLVADAELIVYGATEPDATVTIGGRPIKLNPDGTFRFQMSFQDGLIDYPIMAVAADGEQTRSIHMKFERETPSRNTNSKEEAVLEWLG from the coding sequence ATGGCAAAAGAACGCCCACCCTTAGAAGAGATGACATTGCGGCAACTACGGAAGGTTGCCAGTGAGTATGCCATCTCGCGTTATAGCCGGATGCGTAAGTCGCAGTTACTGGCTGAAATTCAAAAAGCCCAAAGCACTAAGTTTTCTCCAATACAATCTCGTACAGTGGAGGCGCAAGAAGAAGTGGAAGCAGCAAAATTTGAACTTGGTCAAGAAGATCGTACAGGTGGTTCTCTCGCATCAGTAGACGAGGGTTTAGGGGATTTACCCGGTGGCTACGGTGACAGCCGGGTTGTTCTATTACCTCGCGATCCCCAGTGGTCTTACACTTACTGGGATATCTCCAACGACCATAAAGAAGACTTGCGCCGTCAAGGCGGGCAGCAACTTGCCCTGCGGTTGTATGATGTCACCGACATTAGCCTGGAATACCAAAGCCCTCACAGCATTCAGGAATATCCCTGCGATGAGCTAGCGCGGGAATGGTATTTACCCATGCCAGTGAGCGATCGCGACTATGTTGTAGATATCGGCTACCGCTGCGCCGACGGTCGCTTTTTAGTCTTAGCTCGTTCCGCTCCCGTCCACGTTCCCCCAGTCTATCCCTCTGACTGGATCGAAGACGTTTTCATCACTGTCAATTTTGAAGAAGATCTGCGCGGCAAAACCTTCTACGAATTGGTTCCGCCTACCAAAAAATTCGCCGCTGCTCCTAGCTACGCTGCGGGCAACCCCATCTACGATCAGATCTTCGGCATGGCCCAAACCGCAGAATCACAAAGGGTTGCGGGTTCTGTGTTCGGTTCTATGCAGCACGTAGCAGGCTCCGTTCAGCAATTGTCCATAGCCGAACAAGCCATAAGCTCATACATCTTCCCGTCTGGCGTTGGTATGTGGGCGGTTCCCACGGCATCTGGTCTGAATATGTCAGGTGTGGGGATGTCGGGTGCCGGCTTCTCTGCTTCCGGAATACCCATGCGTCCTCGCCAATTCTGGTTAGTTGCTGACGCTGAACTAATTGTCTACGGCGCTACCGAGCCTGATGCTACCGTTACGATTGGTGGTCGTCCAATTAAGCTAAATCCAGATGGTACTTTCCGGTTCCAGATGTCATTCCAGGATGGTTTGATTGACTATCCCATCATGGCAGTGGCAGCTGATGGCGAACAAACTCGTTCTATCCACATGAAGTTCGAGCGCGAAACCCCTTCACGGAATACCAATAGTAAAGAAGAAGCTGTCCTAGAGTGGCTCGGCTAA
- a CDS encoding ABC transporter ATP-binding protein, with protein MTSMRDRVQGVVQGRVLEKVATFEDIALFETPSLLNLVQLAEKGVERLKELAVRIGIALSGIFVFLPALALSASIAWWVPLVMFITAAPSIYVQINYNNRSWSIETSQASSVREMNLYARVLTSEDYAKELRLFGLQGLWLERWQSLFWQIFSEMQQVRRRGTWVVFAWSLLSGLGAALPYIYVVMGALRGSYTLGDLALYAGLIIQVRQSLFILIGNSADLYELALSVRPIFQLLELEPQLRLMLLSGRRTGGNVAPIGIEIDNLSFYYPGSDRLTLDNINLTIQPGEMVALVGENGAGKTTLAKLLCRLYDPNSGSIEWNGRDMRSLDLDRLRSRIAVVMQDYARFPATVRENVGFGYLSDLHDNDTIMRAISRAGIASKIESLPQGLETPLGKQLEGGVDLSGGQWQRIAIARSLMRLSHAELLVFDEPTASLDPKTEQEIYNIFRTIARGRMTVVVSHRLALAKIADRVVVMENGKLVETGTHDELMKLGDRYYSMFTRQASSYL; from the coding sequence ATGACTTCCATGCGCGATCGCGTGCAGGGAGTTGTGCAAGGGCGCGTTCTTGAAAAAGTAGCCACTTTTGAGGATATCGCCTTATTTGAAACTCCCTCACTATTAAACCTTGTACAACTTGCTGAAAAAGGTGTAGAGCGGCTAAAAGAACTAGCCGTGAGAATTGGTATCGCCCTAAGTGGCATTTTTGTCTTCCTTCCCGCTCTAGCTCTATCTGCCTCAATAGCTTGGTGGGTGCCCTTGGTCATGTTTATCACCGCTGCACCATCAATTTATGTACAAATAAACTACAACAACCGTAGTTGGAGCATTGAAACCAGCCAAGCTAGCAGCGTCCGCGAAATGAACTTGTACGCCAGAGTATTAACAAGTGAAGACTACGCAAAAGAGTTGCGATTGTTCGGTCTACAAGGTCTTTGGTTGGAACGCTGGCAAAGCTTATTTTGGCAGATTTTTAGCGAGATGCAGCAGGTACGCCGTCGGGGGACATGGGTGGTATTTGCGTGGTCTTTACTTAGTGGGTTGGGAGCCGCCTTGCCCTATATTTACGTGGTAATGGGTGCTTTGCGCGGCAGTTATACTTTGGGCGATTTAGCACTTTATGCAGGTCTAATTATTCAAGTGCGTCAGAGCTTGTTTATACTCATTGGCAATTCTGCCGATCTATATGAACTTGCTCTCTCTGTTAGGCCGATTTTCCAACTGTTAGAACTGGAACCGCAGTTGCGGTTAATGTTGCTTTCTGGAAGAAGAACAGGTGGCAATGTAGCCCCAATTGGGATAGAAATTGATAATTTATCATTTTACTATCCTGGTAGCGATCGCCTCACCCTTGACAACATTAACCTAACCATTCAGCCTGGTGAAATGGTGGCGCTTGTAGGTGAAAATGGCGCTGGAAAAACCACTTTAGCTAAATTACTCTGTCGGTTATACGACCCTAACAGCGGCTCGATTGAATGGAATGGTAGAGATATGCGATCGCTAGATCTCGATCGTCTGCGATCGCGCATTGCTGTTGTAATGCAAGATTACGCTCGATTCCCTGCTACTGTCCGAGAGAATGTTGGCTTTGGTTACTTATCTGATTTGCACGATAATGACACTATTATGCGTGCCATCTCGCGAGCCGGAATTGCATCTAAAATCGAAAGTTTACCGCAAGGTTTAGAAACTCCTTTGGGCAAACAACTAGAGGGTGGAGTTGATTTATCCGGCGGCCAGTGGCAAAGAATAGCGATCGCCCGTTCTTTAATGCGACTAAGCCACGCTGAACTATTAGTTTTTGACGAGCCTACTGCGTCACTCGACCCCAAAACCGAACAGGAAATTTACAATATTTTTCGCACAATTGCTAGAGGCAGAATGACTGTTGTAGTAAGTCATAGATTAGCATTGGCAAAAATAGCAGACCGAGTTGTTGTGATGGAAAACGGCAAGCTCGTCGAGACAGGTACGCACGACGAGCTGATGAAGTTAGGCGATCGCTATTATTCGATGTTCACTCGGCAAGCTAGCAGCTATCTTTGA